TTGATTCCACGTTGTCAGCTCATCGCCGTAAGCATACTCAATCGTTGCCCCCTGTATTCTTGCAACGTGCTTTTTGTTATCAGCGCCTATCGCATATACCTTTTTGCCAAATAGCTGTACTGTGTTGTCGCTCCGTATCTCGCCAACTAACTCCTCGCCCCATATCTCTCGCATGGGGTCAAGTATGTTACGTTGTAGTGTGCCTCTGGTGTTTCCCAACATCACAGCCAACCCTAATCCTTTTAGATGTGTCAGGCGTTGAGGAATTACGACCGCGTAGTCAACAAAGGATTTCCCGGAGCCTGTCGCCCCGGTCTTTACATTCCAACGATGGTTGCAGCCTTGCAGGTATTCTGCCTGCTTGCTAGTCAATGGCACTATCGACACCCCCAAGGATTTCAATAGCTTTTGCTAGTACTTTATCGCTTGCGCTCTCTGACTGTGGCTTATCACGCCACTGTTCTGGCTTCCTGTTCTTTAGCCAAAATATTTGCGCTGTTGTATCTGGTGGAATGTGCTTCTTTGTTACTTTTCGCTCCGTCATTACTCCGCCTTCGTACTTTTCGCTCGTCTCTTTGTAGCTGTACCCTAGTGCCCGTTGTAACAGGCTTTTTTCCACCTGCCTGTCTACAACATCTTTCCCCTTTTTTAAGGTGTCGGCTAAAATTGGAAATTTTTTCTTCCATGTATACAAGGTATCTGGGTTAATACCGATGTTTGCCGCGATCTCTTTGTCTGTGCATCCATCCCGCGCCCATCCCTCTATTTTTAGCAACCCTTCTTTGGTCAGCCACTCTTGATATTTACTTATCCCA
This Anaerobutyricum hallii DNA region includes the following protein-coding sequences:
- a CDS encoding helix-turn-helix domain-containing protein — protein: MLKIEGWARDGCTDKEIAANIGINPDTLYTWKKKFPILADTLKKGKDVVDRQVEKSLLQRALGYSYKETSEKYEGGVMTERKVTKKHIPPDTTAQIFWLKNRKPEQWRDKPQSESASDKVLAKAIEILGGVDSAID